In the Pogoniulus pusillus isolate bPogPus1 chromosome 4, bPogPus1.pri, whole genome shotgun sequence genome, one interval contains:
- the PMPCB gene encoding mitochondrial-processing peptidase subunit beta isoform X1 gives MAASAARLAARRLFLPWCTRLVQASGSGERCVHIGTGRLRATRAATEVILNVPETRVSPLQNGLQVASEDSGLSTCTVGLWIDAGSRYENEKNNGTAHFLEHMAFKGTKKRSQLDLELEIENMGAHLNAYTSREQTVYYAKAFSKDLPRAVEILADIIQNSTLGEAEIERERGVILREMQEVETNLQEVVFDYLHATAYQKTALGRTILGPTENIKSINRNDLVEYITTHYKGPRMVLAAAGGVSHDELLDLAKCHFGNLPSAPEGGLPPLPPCTFTGSEIRIRDDKMPLAHIAIAVEAAGWSHPDTIPLMVANTLIGNWDRSFGGGVQNLSSKLAQVACHGNLCHSFQSFNTCYTDTGLWGLYMVCESSTIEDMVQFVQREWIRLCTSVTENEVARAKNLLKTNMLLQLDGSTPICEDIGRQMLCYKRRIPIPELEARIEAIDAQTIREVCTKYICDKRPAVAAVGPIEQLPEYTKVCSGMH, from the exons ATGGCTGCGTCTGCAGCTCGCCTGGCGGCTCGGCGGCTTTTCCTGCCGTGGTGTACTCGCCTTGTGCAGGCGTCCGGCTCGGGGGAGCGG TGTGTGCATATTGGAACAGGCAGGCTCCGAGCTAccagagcagcaacagaagtAATCTTAAATGTTCCTGAAACTAGAGTGAGTCCTCTGCAGAATGGCTTGCAAGTAGCTTCTGAAGACTCTGGACTCTCAACGTGCACA GTTGGACTTTGGATTGATGCTGGAAGCAGATATGAAAATGAGAAGAACAATGGAACTGCTCACTTTCTTGAGCATATGGCTTTCAAG GGCACAAAGAAGAGGTCTCAGTTAGACCTTGAACTAGAAATTGAGAACATGGGAGCTCATCTGAATGCGTACACATCCAGAGAACAAACTGTCTATTATGCCAAGGCTTTTTCAAAAGACTTACCGAGAG CTGTGGAAATTCTTGCTGACATAATTCAGAACAGTACCCTGGGAGAGGCAGAGATTGAGCGTGAGCGAGGAGTTATACTTCGAGAGATGCAAGAAGTCGAGACCAATTTACAAGAAGTTGTCTTTGATTACCTTCATGCCACAGCCTATCAGAAGACAGCCCTAGGACGGACAATTTTGGGACCCACTGAAAATATAAA ATCCATAAACCGTAATGACTTGGTGGAATACATAACAACACACTACAAAGGACCCAGAAtggtcctggctgctgctggag GAGTCTCTCATGATGAGCTACTTGACCTAGCGAAGTGCCACTTTGGTAACTTACCATCTGCTCCAGAAGGAGGACTACCACCCCTGCCACCTTGTACTTTCACAGGTAGTGAG ATCCGTATCAGAGatgacaagatgcccttggcaCACATTGCCATAGCTGTGGAAGCAGCTGGCTGGTCACACCCAGACACCATCCCACTCATGGTGGCAAACACTCTGATAGGGAACTGGGATCGCTCCTTTGGAGGAGGTGTG CAGAATCTTTCCAGTAAACTTGCTCAGGTTGCCTGCCATGGTAACCTGTGTCACAGTTTCCAGTCCTTCAACACGTGCTACACTGACACAGGGCTGTGGGGACTCTATATGGTCTGCGAGTCATCCACCATAGAGGACATGGTGCAGTTTGTTCAGAGAGAATG GATAAGGCTTTGTACAAGTGTTACAGAAAATGAAGTAGCTCGAGCAAAAAACCTTCTCAAGACAAACATGCTGCTACAACTGGATG GGTCCACACCAATCTGTGAAGACATTGGAAGACAAATGCTGTGTTACAAGCGCCGGATCCCCATTCCGGAACTAGAGGCAAGAATTGAA GCTATTGATGCCCAGACTATTAGAGAAGTCTGCACAAAGTACATCTGTGATAAGCGTCCTGCAGTTGCTGCCGTGG GTCCAATTGAACAGCTGCCAGAGTACACCAAAGTCTGCAGTGGCATGCATTGA
- the PMPCB gene encoding mitochondrial-processing peptidase subunit beta isoform X2, producing the protein MAASAARLAARRLFLPWCTRLVQASGSGERCVHIGTGRLRATRAATEVILNVPETRVSPLQNGLQVASEDSGLSTCTVGLWIDAGSRYENEKNNGTAHFLEHMAFKGTKKRSQLDLELEIENMGAHLNAYTSREQTVYYAKAFSKDLPRAVEILADIIQNSTLGEAEIERERGVILREMQEVETNLQEVVFDYLHATAYQKTALGRTILGPTENIKSINRNDLVEYITTHYKGPRMVLAAAGGVSHDELLDLAKCHFGNLPSAPEGGLPPLPPCTFTGSEIRIRDDKMPLAHIAIAVEAAGWSHPDTIPLMVANTLIGNWDRSFGGGVNLSSKLAQVACHGNLCHSFQSFNTCYTDTGLWGLYMVCESSTIEDMVQFVQREWIRLCTSVTENEVARAKNLLKTNMLLQLDGSTPICEDIGRQMLCYKRRIPIPELEARIEAIDAQTIREVCTKYICDKRPAVAAVGPIEQLPEYTKVCSGMH; encoded by the exons ATGGCTGCGTCTGCAGCTCGCCTGGCGGCTCGGCGGCTTTTCCTGCCGTGGTGTACTCGCCTTGTGCAGGCGTCCGGCTCGGGGGAGCGG TGTGTGCATATTGGAACAGGCAGGCTCCGAGCTAccagagcagcaacagaagtAATCTTAAATGTTCCTGAAACTAGAGTGAGTCCTCTGCAGAATGGCTTGCAAGTAGCTTCTGAAGACTCTGGACTCTCAACGTGCACA GTTGGACTTTGGATTGATGCTGGAAGCAGATATGAAAATGAGAAGAACAATGGAACTGCTCACTTTCTTGAGCATATGGCTTTCAAG GGCACAAAGAAGAGGTCTCAGTTAGACCTTGAACTAGAAATTGAGAACATGGGAGCTCATCTGAATGCGTACACATCCAGAGAACAAACTGTCTATTATGCCAAGGCTTTTTCAAAAGACTTACCGAGAG CTGTGGAAATTCTTGCTGACATAATTCAGAACAGTACCCTGGGAGAGGCAGAGATTGAGCGTGAGCGAGGAGTTATACTTCGAGAGATGCAAGAAGTCGAGACCAATTTACAAGAAGTTGTCTTTGATTACCTTCATGCCACAGCCTATCAGAAGACAGCCCTAGGACGGACAATTTTGGGACCCACTGAAAATATAAA ATCCATAAACCGTAATGACTTGGTGGAATACATAACAACACACTACAAAGGACCCAGAAtggtcctggctgctgctggag GAGTCTCTCATGATGAGCTACTTGACCTAGCGAAGTGCCACTTTGGTAACTTACCATCTGCTCCAGAAGGAGGACTACCACCCCTGCCACCTTGTACTTTCACAGGTAGTGAG ATCCGTATCAGAGatgacaagatgcccttggcaCACATTGCCATAGCTGTGGAAGCAGCTGGCTGGTCACACCCAGACACCATCCCACTCATGGTGGCAAACACTCTGATAGGGAACTGGGATCGCTCCTTTGGAGGAGGTGTG AATCTTTCCAGTAAACTTGCTCAGGTTGCCTGCCATGGTAACCTGTGTCACAGTTTCCAGTCCTTCAACACGTGCTACACTGACACAGGGCTGTGGGGACTCTATATGGTCTGCGAGTCATCCACCATAGAGGACATGGTGCAGTTTGTTCAGAGAGAATG GATAAGGCTTTGTACAAGTGTTACAGAAAATGAAGTAGCTCGAGCAAAAAACCTTCTCAAGACAAACATGCTGCTACAACTGGATG GGTCCACACCAATCTGTGAAGACATTGGAAGACAAATGCTGTGTTACAAGCGCCGGATCCCCATTCCGGAACTAGAGGCAAGAATTGAA GCTATTGATGCCCAGACTATTAGAGAAGTCTGCACAAAGTACATCTGTGATAAGCGTCCTGCAGTTGCTGCCGTGG GTCCAATTGAACAGCTGCCAGAGTACACCAAAGTCTGCAGTGGCATGCATTGA